A region of the Kaistia geumhonensis genome:
AGCCTGGTGCGCGGGCCGATCAGCTTCTCGAATTCTTCGATGAGGAACGTTCCGTCCTCGGCGACCGGCGCCCAACGGATGACGGCGCCCTTGCGCTCGCGCAGGAAATGCCAGGGGACGATGTTGGAATGGTGTTCGAGGATCGAGAGTACGATCTCGTCGCCCTCGCCGATCTCCCAGACGCCGAGCGAGGCTGCGACAAGGTTGATCGCCTCGGTCGACGACTTGGTGAAGATGATCTCGTCGACCGATCCGACATTCAGGAAGCGGCGCACCGTTTCCCGTGCCTTCTCATAGGCTTCCGTCGCGACGTTCGAGAGATGATGCAGCCCGCGATGGACGTTGGCATAGTCCTCGGAATAGGACTTCACCACCGCGTCCAGCATCGCCTTCGGCTTCTGGGCCGAGGCGCCGTTGTCGAGATAGACGAGCGGCTTGCCGTGGATCATGCGCGACAGGATCGGGAAATCCCGCCGGACCGCCTCGACGTCATAGGCCGTGTTCGGCGTCGCGAAGGAAGACGCGCTCATGGCGAGACCGTCCTTCCGCGCGACGCCAGCCACTCGCGCGCCACCACCTCGAAGGCCTCGCCGATCGCCTCGTCGCCGAGGCCCTCGATCGCTTCGGCGAGGAAGGCGGTGACGAGCAGTGTCTCCGCCTCGGCGCGAGGAATGCCGCGCGCCAGGAGGTAGAACAGCATGTCCTCGTCGATCTGGCCGCTGGTGGCGCCATGGGCGCACTGGACGTCGTCGGCGAAGATCTCCAGCTCCGGCTTCACCGAGAAAGTCGCTTCCTCGGAGAGCAGCAGCCCCTGCGTCATCATCCGGCCGTCGGTCTTCTGCGCGCCCGGCCGCACGACGATGCGGCCCTGGAAGACGCCCTCCGCCCGGCCGTCCATGACGGCCTTGAAGAGTTCGCGGCTGGCGCCGTTCGGCACGGCGTGATCGACGCCCAGCATGATATCGGAATGCTGGCGGCCGCCGATCATGGTGGCCCCGAACAGGCCGGCGCGGGCGAACTCGCCGCCGAAGCTCACGAAGCTCTGCGAGCGCGAAAGCGCGGCGCCGGTCATCAGGGTCAGATGGTCGAACTGCGACTCGGCTCCGATCGAGGCCGCGAGCGTCCCGATATGCACGGCCGACGCGCCTTCTGCCTGCAGCTTGGCCCACACGACCTTGGCACGATCGCCGATCACCGCCTCGGTCACGACATTCGCCTGATAGGCAGCGTCGACACCGGAGAAGGTCTCGATCAGCCGCAGCGAACCCCCGGCGCCGACGGAAACATGGTTCCGCACATAGGTCGCGACCGTGCCGGTCGTGACATGGGCGATCTCGACGGCGCGCGACAGATCGATGCCGGCCGGAACGTCGATTGTGACGCCGCCGGCCATCATGGCGGTATTGAGCGCCACCATCGCATCGTCGAGACGGCCGGCCTGTCCGCCGAGGCGCTCGTCGCCCTCGGCCAGCAGCCGCTCGGTCGCGGTCACGGCGACGCCATCGAGCCCGTCGAGATCGGAAAGGTCAGGCCGCCACACGCCGTCGACGATCACCAGCCGGGCGCGATCGAGGCCGGGCAGCGGATCGGCAGCAGGCTCCGACGCAGTCATGCCGCCCGCCGCGCGCGGCGGAACGGTCCGGAGAAGCGCGCGCAGATCGGTATAGCGCCACGGCTCGGTGCGGCGATGCGGCAGCCCCTTGGTCTGGAACGAGGCGAAGGCGCGCTCGCGGGCGGCCTTGACCATATCGCTGCCGGGCAGGCTGTCGCGCGCCGCGGCGAAGTCCTCGGCGAGCGCGGTCTCGGCCTCGGTGCGGAAGCTGCGGAGTTCGGCGTTCATGATGCCCTCACGCGGCCGCGCCGACATAGTCGGCATAGCCGTTGGCCTCGAGTT
Encoded here:
- the sufD gene encoding Fe-S cluster assembly protein SufD, with protein sequence MNAELRSFRTEAETALAEDFAAARDSLPGSDMVKAARERAFASFQTKGLPHRRTEPWRYTDLRALLRTVPPRAAGGMTASEPAADPLPGLDRARLVIVDGVWRPDLSDLDGLDGVAVTATERLLAEGDERLGGQAGRLDDAMVALNTAMMAGGVTIDVPAGIDLSRAVEIAHVTTGTVATYVRNHVSVGAGGSLRLIETFSGVDAAYQANVVTEAVIGDRAKVVWAKLQAEGASAVHIGTLAASIGAESQFDHLTLMTGAALSRSQSFVSFGGEFARAGLFGATMIGGRQHSDIMLGVDHAVPNGASRELFKAVMDGRAEGVFQGRIVVRPGAQKTDGRMMTQGLLLSEEATFSVKPELEIFADDVQCAHGATSGQIDEDMLFYLLARGIPRAEAETLLVTAFLAEAIEGLGDEAIGEAFEVVAREWLASRGRTVSP